TGGCGGCTCCGGCCGGGCGACCGGCGTTCTTACGTTGCGACATGAAACGAACTCCTAAATCTTGAGTGACGAAACGGATCCCTTGCGCCGCTTCTTCTTCGGCGATCGCGGCGCATGTGTTTTCTCTCCGACCGAGCAGCCGCGAATCGACGCGGCGACGCGGCAACCGACGATGTTGTCCCAGTGATCGTTGTCGGGACTGCCGGGGTTCTCCTTCCAGACGTCGACGACGCGACCGCTGGCGACCCCTTTCAAACGGGTTCGATATTCGGACGTGCAATGATCGGCCAGCAACCGTTGATCGGTGCCGGGCTTGCCGTGGAACACGAGCGAGCCGGGGTTGCCGGGGACGGCCATCAGCGCGTCGGCCGTATCGCTCTTCCAATAGTTGGTGTCGATCGTGACGGATTGGATGCTGAGCTTCTTGTTCGGGCCGATGAGCCAGTGATCGCCGATCAGCTCTCCCTGCTTCTCGGGGAACTTATCCATCGGTGCCTTGTCGGGCCCGATGCCGCGACCGGCTGCCGGGCAAACCAAGCCGACGAACTCGGGCAGCAGGCAGACTTCCGCGACGACGGCCTGCATCGCGCCGTCGGACCAGTCGACGAGGATGAGCTCGAAGTTCCGCGCGACGCCGTCTTGCCGCTTCCAGAGCCGCGGCTTCGGCCAGCTCTTCGGCCAGTTCTCCGACGTGCGGCCGAGCAGATGGCGCAGGAGATCGATGAGCCCGGCCTTGACCGCCGCCTTCGGCACGGCGTTCTTGTAGAGATCGGCGAGCTTCGGGCTGGCGCTGCGCTTCTGATAGTAGGTGCGATTCTGATCCGGCCACGTGCCGTGATCGACGAGCTCGCCGCTGAGCCGGCGATCGCAGGCCAGCGCGCCCCAATAGAGAATCGAGTGCATGACGTCGACGTGCGCGACGAACGTCGTCGCCCCGTTGGGAATGACGCCGCGCGGCAGGCCGCTCGTGCGGAACCGGAGCAGCTTCGCCTGCAGCTCTTCGATGTCGCTGCCGTCCTGACGCTGCGGTTGATTCTGATATTCGGCGTAGAAGACTTCTTCGTTTTGGAAGAAGAGATTCAGCGCGAACTGCAGGGCCGAGGCGCAGCCCGGTTTGCGATCTTCCCAGGCGACGTGCGCGCCGAGGTCCATCGCTTTACGATTCTTGAGATAGAACTTCGCCTCGCGATCGTCTTTAGAGTTGGCGAGGAAGCGTTGCTCCTGCAGGCGCCGGTATTCGCGCCAGAGCTCCATGTTCTTCGGGAACGCATAGAGCAGCTTGTAGCGTTTCCCTTGCCAGTCCGGGTACTGCTCCGGGTCCAGCAGCCGATCCGCGACGTCGCCCGGATAGATCACGGTCATCGCCGCGTAGATCTTCATCACGTTGCCGGGCCCGGCGAGACCGCGGACGTC
This portion of the Planctomycetia bacterium genome encodes:
- a CDS encoding phage terminase large subunit family protein, which translates into the protein MARDPIAAAAAALVTIIRDVATDPRKLKPAELCRILNSTAAGQVLDDGRMRRHRMRAGTRIGDGKTIDLLRYAGWLGGELHFPTVSAETVRASRSSVESYEAKKERENERNKEKSKSGREIGSLPPVKDPARRAAAEENLRLWCDTYLAHWFSFGWSPDLEDIARDLQTVLESGGQLPSCMPRGGGKSTIGKAGVLFGILKGAIKFGVLIGAIKKLGVGLLADVKTQLLTNDKLLEDYPEVCVAVRKVGNIANRCNGLTYNDEPTGMEWGKDRIILPRIPGSKASGTILAASGLDGAIRGLNVDGARPDFAFLDDPQTKKSARNPDRVKERLELIEADVRGLAGPGNVMKIYAAMTVIYPGDVADRLLDPEQYPDWQGKRYKLLYAFPKNMELWREYRRLQEQRFLANSKDDREAKFYLKNRKAMDLGAHVAWEDRKPGCASALQFALNLFFQNEEVFYAEYQNQPQRQDGSDIEELQAKLLRFRTSGLPRGVIPNGATTFVAHVDVMHSILYWGALACDRRLSGELVDHGTWPDQNRTYYQKRSASPKLADLYKNAVPKAAVKAGLIDLLRHLLGRTSENWPKSWPKPRLWKRQDGVARNFELILVDWSDGAMQAVVAEVCLLPEFVGLVCPAAGRGIGPDKAPMDKFPEKQGELIGDHWLIGPNKKLSIQSVTIDTNYWKSDTADALMAVPGNPGSLVFHGKPGTDQRLLADHCTSEYRTRLKGVASGRVVDVWKENPGSPDNDHWDNIVGCRVAASIRGCSVGEKTHAPRSPKKKRRKGSVSSLKI